From a region of the Fischerella sp. JS2 genome:
- a CDS encoding HlyD family secretion protein: MERLDSVQHTQQATGLEEQKTPVVEQEVRAITPAASNGNVKTRVPLSQSRLLPIMIVGVILGAGAIASGIYAYRQWQYAQRFPQTDNAYVTADIYPVTSRISGIVSQIPVNENQVVTPGTLLVKLDPQDYQVSLAQAKASLELAKQQAALAQKKIRNVPVSVSAPQLSPLDNNTQARQNLLQAQATQQRDINEQQYKTALATVAQKQAEVKKAELQLSYTNVNALVPGKIGTKNVQVGQRVEPGQTLFTVVQANPWIIGNFPESQLEKIQPGQKANIKIAAFPSRTFAGKVDSIALLPQNNDTNNFALTNNVRRIPVKIMFEPTSIKGYESRITPGMSAVVTVIPN; this comes from the coding sequence ATGGAACGTTTAGATTCTGTACAACACACACAACAAGCTACAGGATTGGAGGAGCAAAAAACTCCAGTTGTGGAGCAAGAGGTTAGAGCTATCACTCCTGCTGCATCAAACGGTAATGTCAAAACAAGAGTACCTCTATCTCAAAGTCGGCTGCTGCCTATAATGATAGTAGGAGTAATTTTAGGTGCAGGAGCGATCGCCTCAGGAATTTACGCATACCGTCAATGGCAATATGCTCAAAGATTTCCCCAAACCGATAATGCTTATGTTACCGCAGATATTTATCCTGTTACTTCCCGCATCTCAGGGATAGTTAGCCAAATTCCCGTCAACGAAAACCAAGTGGTAACTCCAGGAACGCTGTTAGTCAAACTTGACCCTCAAGATTATCAAGTATCTCTAGCTCAAGCCAAAGCATCTTTAGAGTTAGCCAAGCAGCAAGCAGCTTTGGCACAGAAAAAAATTAGGAATGTTCCAGTTTCGGTTTCAGCACCGCAGCTATCTCCATTAGACAATAATACGCAAGCTAGACAGAATTTACTCCAAGCACAAGCGACTCAACAAAGAGATATCAACGAGCAACAGTATAAAACCGCATTGGCTACAGTCGCTCAGAAGCAAGCAGAGGTGAAAAAAGCTGAACTTCAGCTATCCTATACTAATGTTAATGCTCTGGTTCCTGGAAAAATTGGTACTAAAAATGTCCAAGTAGGACAACGGGTCGAACCTGGGCAAACTCTTTTCACTGTGGTGCAAGCAAACCCTTGGATTATTGGCAACTTTCCAGAGAGTCAGTTAGAAAAAATACAACCAGGACAAAAGGCAAACATTAAAATAGCTGCTTTTCCCAGTCGCACCTTTGCAGGTAAAGTAGATAGTATTGCCTTGTTACCACAAAACAATGACACAAATAATTTTGCGCTCACCAACAATGTACGCAGAATTCCTGTGAAGATTATGTTTGAGCCGACAAGTATTAAAGGTTATGAATCGCGGATTACTCCCGGTATGTCAGCAGTTGTGACAGTGATTCCGAACTAA
- a CDS encoding ABC transporter permease, with product MQRLIKTTLTFLSVYYAYMVEYRAELILWVLAGSLPIILMGVWIQAAQGGQFGLTSVDFARYFLAVFLVRQFTVVWVIWEVEREVVEGKLSNRLLQPIDPVWHHIAAHISERVARIPFAILLVGLFFILYPQAFWIPSFGTLLLFSFVVVLAFILRFVIQHTFSIFSFWTERASAIENFWFLFFLFLSGMIAPLEVFPEPVRAVVLLTPFPYLINFPASILVGIPVNWTQGLLSMIGWIVLFLGLNRWLWRQGLKRYSGMGA from the coding sequence ATGCAAAGACTAATCAAAACAACATTAACTTTTCTGTCTGTGTACTACGCTTACATGGTGGAGTATCGAGCAGAACTAATTCTATGGGTGTTAGCTGGTTCTTTACCAATTATCTTGATGGGAGTTTGGATACAAGCTGCTCAAGGTGGACAATTTGGTTTAACATCTGTGGATTTTGCTCGTTACTTTTTGGCTGTTTTTCTCGTCAGACAATTCACAGTTGTATGGGTAATTTGGGAAGTAGAAAGGGAAGTCGTAGAAGGTAAACTTTCTAATCGATTGTTACAACCAATTGATCCAGTATGGCATCACATTGCTGCCCATATTAGTGAAAGAGTTGCCCGTATCCCGTTTGCAATTCTATTAGTAGGCTTGTTCTTTATTCTGTATCCCCAAGCATTTTGGATACCTAGTTTCGGAACTTTGTTATTGTTTAGTTTTGTAGTAGTGCTAGCTTTTATTTTGCGCTTTGTTATTCAACACACTTTTTCTATATTTTCCTTTTGGACAGAAAGAGCCAGCGCTATAGAAAATTTCTGGTTTTTGTTTTTTTTATTTCTATCTGGTATGATTGCCCCCTTAGAGGTTTTCCCAGAACCCGTGAGAGCCGTGGTACTCTTGACTCCTTTTCCCTATTTAATTAATTTTCCTGCCAGTATTTTGGTAGGGATACCTGTAAATTGGACACAGGGGTTATTATCAATGATTGGTTGGATTGTGTTGTTTTTGGGTCTGAATCGTTGGTTATGGCGACAGGGATTGAAGCGGTATTCAGGAATGGGAGCTTGA
- a CDS encoding GlsB/YeaQ/YmgE family stress response membrane protein, which yields MNILAWIVLGLIAGAIAKAIYPGHQGGGILGTLILGIIGAFVGGSLGMLLSTGTFALTAPTLSIPGIIVAVIGALIAVFVWNLLTRRSTI from the coding sequence ATGAACATTCTTGCTTGGATTGTTTTAGGTCTTATCGCTGGTGCTATTGCCAAAGCTATCTACCCCGGTCATCAAGGTGGCGGCATTTTGGGAACACTCATCTTAGGAATAATTGGTGCTTTTGTTGGTGGTAGCTTAGGCATGTTATTAAGCACGGGGACCTTTGCCTTAACGGCTCCTACCCTCAGTATTCCTGGTATTATAGTGGCAGTGATTGGGGCACTTATTGCTGTCTTCGTGTGGAACTTGTTAACTCGCCGCAGTACCATCTAG
- a CDS encoding polyribonucleotide nucleotidyltransferase has protein sequence MGEFEKSISFDGRDIGLKVGLLAPQAGGSVLIQSGDTAVLVTATRSAAREGVDFLPLTVDYEERLYAAGRIPGGLLRREGRPPERAILTSRLIDRPLRPLFPSWLRDDLQVIALTLSMDELVPPDVLAVTGASIATLMAKIPFNGPMAAVRVGLVGDDFIINPTYAEIEAGDLDLIVAGSPDGVIMVEAGANQLPERDIIEAIEFGYEAVQDLIRAQQDLIAELGLEIVHEARPEPDQSLSNFISDRATDEIKKILSQFDFDKTQRDNALDTVKESIAAAIAELPEEDPIRVAATGDAKALDNTFKDITKKLMRRQIIEDNVRVDGRQLDEVRPVSCAISLLPKRVHGSGLFNRGLTQVLSACTLGTPGDVQFLNDDLQQDQQKRYMHHYNFPPFSVGETKPLRAPGRREIGHGALAERSILPVLPPKEQFPYVIRVVSEVLSSNGSTSMGSVCGSTLALMDAGVPIIKPVSGAAMGLIKEGDEVRVLTDIQGIEDFLGDMDFKVAGTDTGITALQMDMKISGLSLEIISQAIHQARAARLYILEKMLQTIDKPRTEMSPYAPRLLTIKIDQDMIGLVIGPGGKTIKGITEETGAKIDIEDDGTVTISAMDENKAKRAKGIIQGMTRKLNEGDVYVGRVTRIIPIGAFVEFLPGKEGMIHISQLADYRVGKVEDEVAVGDEVIVKVREIDNKGRINLTRLGIHPEQAAAAREQATSK, from the coding sequence GACTGAAGGTGGGTCTACTAGCACCCCAGGCTGGTGGATCGGTGTTGATACAATCTGGGGATACGGCAGTTCTAGTTACAGCTACGCGATCAGCAGCCAGAGAAGGTGTTGATTTTCTGCCCCTCACCGTAGATTACGAAGAAAGATTATACGCAGCAGGTAGAATCCCTGGAGGATTGTTGCGACGCGAAGGTCGTCCGCCAGAGAGAGCAATTCTCACTAGTCGTCTGATTGACCGCCCTTTGCGTCCTTTGTTCCCATCCTGGTTACGGGATGATCTGCAAGTTATAGCGCTGACTCTTTCTATGGATGAGCTAGTACCACCAGATGTGCTAGCTGTGACTGGTGCTTCTATTGCCACTTTAATGGCAAAAATTCCCTTTAATGGGCCTATGGCAGCCGTGCGCGTCGGTCTGGTGGGTGATGATTTTATTATTAACCCCACCTATGCAGAAATCGAAGCTGGAGACCTGGATTTAATCGTAGCAGGTTCGCCGGATGGTGTAATTATGGTGGAAGCGGGAGCTAATCAGCTGCCCGAACGAGATATTATTGAGGCGATCGAATTTGGTTATGAAGCTGTGCAGGATCTAATTCGAGCGCAGCAAGATTTAATTGCGGAACTGGGCTTAGAAATAGTCCATGAAGCACGACCAGAACCAGACCAATCATTGAGTAACTTTATCAGCGATCGCGCTACCGACGAAATCAAGAAAATCCTCTCGCAATTTGATTTCGATAAAACCCAGCGAGATAATGCCTTAGATACCGTTAAAGAATCAATAGCAGCTGCGATCGCTGAACTACCGGAAGAAGATCCAATTCGAGTTGCCGCAACAGGTGATGCCAAGGCATTAGACAACACTTTCAAAGATATTACTAAAAAGCTGATGCGCCGTCAGATCATCGAAGATAATGTGCGAGTCGATGGTCGTCAGCTAGATGAAGTTCGTCCTGTTTCCTGTGCAATTAGTTTGTTACCCAAGCGAGTTCATGGCAGTGGTTTATTCAACCGGGGGCTAACCCAAGTATTATCTGCCTGTACTCTTGGTACACCAGGCGATGTGCAATTCTTAAACGATGATTTGCAACAAGACCAACAAAAGCGTTACATGCACCATTACAACTTCCCGCCGTTCTCCGTTGGGGAAACCAAACCCCTGCGCGCGCCGGGACGTCGGGAAATTGGACATGGGGCGCTGGCGGAAAGATCAATATTACCAGTGCTACCACCGAAAGAACAATTCCCCTACGTGATTCGGGTAGTATCGGAAGTGCTTTCTTCCAATGGTTCTACTTCGATGGGTTCGGTGTGCGGTTCCACTCTGGCTTTAATGGATGCAGGTGTGCCAATTATCAAGCCTGTAAGTGGTGCAGCTATGGGTTTGATCAAAGAAGGCGATGAAGTCCGAGTCTTGACAGATATTCAAGGTATCGAAGACTTTTTGGGTGATATGGACTTCAAAGTTGCAGGGACAGATACCGGAATTACTGCCTTGCAAATGGATATGAAAATCAGCGGATTGTCCTTGGAGATCATTTCTCAAGCTATCCACCAAGCTAGAGCCGCGCGGTTATATATTCTGGAGAAAATGCTCCAGACTATTGACAAACCACGCACAGAAATGTCACCCTATGCCCCACGTCTGTTAACGATCAAGATTGATCAAGACATGATTGGTCTAGTGATCGGGCCGGGAGGTAAGACGATCAAGGGTATTACTGAGGAAACAGGTGCCAAAATTGACATTGAAGATGATGGTACTGTTACCATTTCTGCCATGGATGAAAACAAGGCTAAGAGAGCCAAAGGTATTATTCAAGGCATGACCCGCAAGCTAAATGAGGGTGATGTTTACGTAGGCAGAGTAACACGAATTATACCTATTGGCGCTTTTGTGGAGTTTTTGCCAGGTAAAGAAGGTATGATCCACATTTCTCAACTAGCTGATTACCGTGTCGGCAAGGTTGAAGATGAAGTTGCAGTTGGTGATGAAGTGATCGTCAAAGTGCGTGAAATTGACAATAAGGGTAGAATCAATCTCACTCGCTTGGGCATTCACCCTGAACAAGCAGCTGCGGCACGCGAACAAGCAACCTCAAAGTAA
- a CDS encoding aldo/keto reductase, whose translation MELTTQAGEKASILGLAGQQQIDPECISVAFEAGINYFFFYNLESEKFLVGLKPLLATKREQVLVTTGSEDRNIDRLRRYLDGCRQQLNIDSVDVFFLEYVSPSDDINQVQIALDELRSWKDKGIVRYVGITTHNRAIALNMIEGFECEVLMHRYNMAHRKAEEDVLPAAHRISIPVVAFTCTRWGTLLKGHPNWQGKLPTAADCYRYVLQNPAVHLALTAPTTRQQLEENLTALHTSPLSAQAVASWQEYGNLIYGTGQDAFDTQWI comes from the coding sequence ATGGAGCTAACAACACAAGCAGGAGAAAAAGCAAGTATTCTCGGTTTAGCAGGACAGCAGCAAATAGATCCTGAGTGTATATCTGTGGCGTTTGAGGCGGGAATTAATTACTTCTTTTTTTACAATCTAGAGTCGGAAAAGTTTTTAGTTGGATTAAAACCTCTTCTAGCAACTAAGCGCGAACAGGTATTAGTGACAACTGGGAGTGAAGACAGAAATATAGATAGGTTACGCCGTTATCTTGATGGTTGTCGCCAGCAACTAAATATTGATAGTGTAGATGTGTTTTTTTTGGAATATGTTTCTCCTAGTGATGACATCAACCAAGTGCAGATAGCGCTGGATGAACTTCGCTCATGGAAGGATAAGGGAATTGTGCGCTACGTGGGAATCACTACTCATAACCGAGCGATCGCCTTAAATATGATTGAGGGGTTTGAGTGTGAAGTGTTAATGCATCGTTATAATATGGCCCATCGCAAAGCCGAAGAGGATGTTTTACCTGCCGCTCACAGAATTAGCATTCCTGTAGTAGCATTCACTTGCACACGCTGGGGAACACTGCTGAAGGGACACCCCAACTGGCAAGGAAAACTACCCACAGCAGCAGATTGTTACCGTTATGTGCTACAAAATCCTGCGGTACATCTAGCACTCACTGCTCCAACAACCAGACAGCAATTAGAGGAAAATCTGACTGCTCTACACACTTCTCCACTCTCTGCACAAGCAGTAGCCTCTTGGCAAGAGTATGGCAACTTAATTTATGGTACAGGACAAGATGCATTCGATACTCAATGGATTTGA
- a CDS encoding S-layer family protein, producing the protein MNQFLGIAIAITHIFSANYALAQITGDRTLPNNSNVTKEGNTFNITGGTQAGSNLFHSFQEFSIPTGNTAFFNNATDIQNILTRVTGGSVSNIDGLIKANGTANLFLMNPNGIIFGENARLNIGGSFLASTASSFKFADGTNFSATANNTNTPLLTVNLPIGLQYGSNTGNIQVQSSNLEVSPGKTLALAGGNVQLDDGQLLAPGGRIELAGVAENNTIGLSYNGSQLGLIFPSEGQRKDVNLSNTAQISVIADGGGSIVINARNLNMSGSSTVQAGIESGKGSVDSKAFDIDINATEAVNVDAGSVISNTVQLNAVGNSGNINITTGSLTLTSNGQVRTTTSGQGNAGDINIFARDTVVFDRMRSDASTGAYTTVEPRAVGDGGDINITTGSLFVKNAAAVLARSQGQGDAGAINISARDVVSFDGVSFNLANISGAASSVGSTEVANAIGNGSTITITTGSLFVTNGARLIANTFGRGNAGNINIEARDRVVFDGFGLNGYSSGAVSNVESTGIGKGGNINITTRSLGIKNGAVLGARTRGKGDGGNIILNVENLEAINGGQIFTTSFSSGKAGNITLNATDNITLAGTDSTYFARREQYTPVIVPNVGPTSGLFANTSDTSTGQGGELIINTDKLNVQDQAQITVSSAGTGVAGSLKVNANSIRLLNQAKISADTKGGAGNITLRSRDLILGNNSSITTNAKGSNIIGGIINIDTDVLAAFANSDISANSDQFFGGRVIINTQGLFGTQFRQSPTPDSDITATGASPELSGTVQINTPDVDPSQGLVELHVNLIDASQQVATGCNVNKEQMRGSFIATGRGGISPSPTQPLMTDEVLTSWILLSEPVQEQQQSQKTDSVNPPLTQIVEAQGWEINTDGEVVLIATTPIVTPHSSLFSPISCSGMSSTLIN; encoded by the coding sequence TTGAATCAGTTTTTGGGTATAGCGATCGCTATTACCCATATTTTCTCTGCAAATTATGCCCTTGCTCAAATTACTGGCGATCGCACTTTACCAAACAACTCTAACGTTACGAAAGAGGGTAACACTTTTAATATCACAGGTGGAACCCAAGCAGGTAGCAACTTATTCCACAGTTTTCAAGAATTTTCCATTCCCACAGGTAATACGGCTTTTTTTAACAATGCCACAGATATTCAAAATATCCTCACTCGGGTAACAGGTGGATCTGTCTCTAACATTGATGGCTTAATTAAAGCTAACGGTACAGCTAATCTGTTTTTAATGAATCCTAATGGCATTATCTTTGGTGAGAATGCACGGTTAAATATAGGTGGCTCATTTTTGGCAAGTACAGCTAGTAGCTTCAAATTTGCTGACGGGACAAACTTTAGTGCTACTGCAAATAACACTAATACACCTTTGCTAACCGTTAACTTACCAATTGGTTTACAGTACGGCAGCAATACCGGAAATATTCAAGTACAAAGTTCTAATTTAGAAGTATCTCCCGGCAAAACCCTAGCCCTTGCAGGTGGTAACGTGCAGCTTGATGATGGACAATTATTAGCCCCTGGTGGTCGCATTGAGTTAGCAGGTGTGGCAGAAAATAATACTATCGGCTTAAGTTATAACGGTTCTCAACTCGGTTTAATTTTTCCTAGTGAGGGGCAAAGAAAAGACGTAAATTTGAGCAATACCGCACAAATAAGTGTTATCGCTGATGGCGGTGGTAGCATTGTCATCAATGCCCGTAACTTGAATATGTCGGGGTCAAGTACTGTGCAGGCGGGTATAGAGTCAGGGAAAGGTTCTGTTGACTCAAAAGCATTCGATATTGATATAAATGCCACAGAGGCAGTAAATGTGGATGCTGGTAGTGTAATTTCTAATACAGTACAGCTAAATGCTGTCGGTAACAGTGGCAACATCAATATTACTACTGGGTCATTGACCTTAACCAGTAATGGTCAAGTGAGAACCACAACTTCTGGTCAGGGAAACGCAGGTGATATTAATATATTTGCCCGTGATACAGTGGTTTTTGATCGGATGCGTAGCGATGCTTCCACTGGTGCATACACCACCGTAGAACCACGAGCAGTTGGTGATGGTGGTGATATTAATATCACCACTGGCTCACTTTTTGTCAAAAATGCTGCCGCAGTCCTGGCTAGAAGCCAGGGACAGGGAGATGCAGGTGCAATCAATATATCTGCTCGCGATGTCGTTTCCTTTGACGGCGTAAGCTTCAATCTCGCAAATATTAGTGGGGCGGCTAGTTCTGTGGGGTCAACAGAAGTAGCGAATGCTATAGGTAACGGTAGCACCATAACGATCACCACCGGGTCACTTTTTGTAACTAATGGCGCTCGATTAATTGCCAACACTTTTGGACGCGGCAACGCCGGTAATATAAATATTGAGGCTCGCGATCGCGTCGTGTTTGATGGTTTTGGTTTAAATGGCTACTCTAGTGGGGCAGTCAGCAACGTAGAATCAACAGGTATAGGCAAAGGTGGCAATATTAACATCACCACCAGATCGCTAGGTATCAAAAACGGTGCTGTCTTAGGTGCAAGAACTCGTGGTAAAGGAGATGGAGGTAACATCATCCTGAATGTCGAAAATTTAGAAGCTATTAACGGTGGACAAATTTTTACCACCAGCTTTAGTAGTGGTAAGGCAGGTAACATTACCTTGAATGCCACTGACAATATTACCCTAGCTGGTACAGACTCCACCTATTTCGCTCGGCGTGAGCAATATACTCCAGTTATAGTTCCCAATGTAGGCCCTACCAGTGGGCTATTTGCCAATACATCTGATACTTCCACAGGTCAGGGAGGAGAATTAATCATTAATACTGACAAATTAAATGTCCAAGATCAAGCACAGATAACAGTCAGTAGTGCTGGAACAGGAGTTGCAGGTTCCTTAAAGGTGAATGCTAACTCAATTCGTCTTTTGAACCAAGCTAAAATTAGCGCAGATACTAAAGGCGGTGCGGGTAATATTACGCTGCGATCGCGTGACCTCATATTAGGTAACAACAGCAGCATTACCACCAATGCTAAAGGCAGTAATATTATCGGTGGTATCATTAATATTGATACTGATGTGCTTGCTGCTTTTGCCAATAGTGATATCAGTGCTAACTCTGATCAATTTTTTGGTGGTCGAGTCATCATCAACACGCAAGGACTTTTTGGTACACAGTTTAGACAGTCACCCACTCCAGATAGCGACATTACCGCCACAGGGGCAAGTCCAGAGCTAAGTGGTACAGTGCAAATCAATACACCCGATGTTGACCCTAGTCAGGGGTTAGTAGAACTACACGTCAATCTTATTGATGCTTCACAGCAAGTTGCCACTGGTTGCAACGTAAATAAAGAGCAAATGAGAGGGTCATTTATTGCTACAGGACGTGGAGGTATATCACCTAGTCCTACACAACCATTAATGACTGATGAGGTACTTACTAGTTGGATATTACTTTCTGAACCAGTCCAGGAGCAGCAACAAAGTCAAAAAACTGACTCTGTAAATCCTCCCCTGACTCAGATTGTGGAAGCTCAAGGCTGGGAAATCAATACTGATGGCGAAGTGGTTTTAATTGCTACTACTCCTATTGTGACGCCCCATAGTTCTTTGTTCTCTCCTATATCTTGTAGTGGTATGAGTTCAACACTAATCAATTGA
- a CDS encoding AarF/ABC1/UbiB kinase family protein, translating to MFLTQTVPRQREIIEVLFRNGWDYMRRLLTGGKADEPQLPTPAVLKNILVDLGPVYIKLGQLLSTRPDLLSGSYIEELSTLQDEVPPVAWSEIEVLIRQQLKQPLEETFTTINPVPVAAGSIAQTHRAILKDGREVALKVQRPGIDVTVARDIALIQGIADLVARTEFGQSYEIKSIADEFVKALEAELDFTREASYTDELRQNLSMSRWFDPNQIVVAKIYWDLTTQKLLVMEWLDGVPLLAADLNNQNGKTPAIERQEITTLLFRAFFQQLYIDGFFHADPHPGNIFYLKDGRVALIDCGMMGRLDPRTQQILTEMLLAIVDLDARRCAQLTLQLADSEQPVILSRLENDYDRMLRKYYNLNLSQMNFSQIIYELLQVARNNKIRLPSNMGLYAKTLANLEGVARSFNPELNFIDEIQPLITDLFRRHLFGEAPVRSLLRTALDLKTLSLQSPRQIEFLLDRVTSETLQWNLNIRGLDSLRRTTDDAANRLSFSILVGSLIMGAAIISSNARTPEFSLLSNVLFATASLLGLWLIISILRSGRLR from the coding sequence ATGTTTCTTACTCAAACTGTTCCTCGTCAACGAGAAATCATTGAAGTTCTTTTCCGTAATGGCTGGGACTATATGCGGAGATTGCTCACAGGCGGTAAAGCTGACGAGCCTCAGTTACCGACACCAGCAGTTTTGAAAAATATCTTGGTAGATTTGGGACCTGTGTATATTAAGTTGGGTCAACTACTATCTACCCGTCCTGACTTACTAAGTGGGTCTTATATCGAAGAACTATCAACGCTACAAGATGAAGTACCACCAGTTGCTTGGTCAGAAATAGAAGTACTGATTCGTCAACAACTTAAACAGCCTTTAGAGGAAACCTTTACCACAATTAATCCTGTACCAGTAGCAGCCGGTTCTATTGCTCAAACACACCGCGCTATCCTCAAAGATGGTCGAGAAGTTGCTTTGAAAGTGCAACGTCCAGGAATTGATGTTACTGTTGCCAGAGATATTGCTCTGATTCAAGGTATTGCTGATTTAGTAGCGCGTACTGAATTTGGTCAAAGCTACGAAATCAAATCTATCGCCGATGAATTTGTCAAGGCTCTAGAGGCAGAGTTAGATTTTACACGAGAAGCTAGTTATACTGATGAACTACGACAGAATTTATCTATGAGTCGTTGGTTTGATCCTAATCAGATTGTAGTTGCCAAAATTTATTGGGATTTAACCACACAGAAATTACTAGTAATGGAATGGTTAGATGGCGTACCGTTATTGGCAGCAGATTTGAATAACCAAAACGGTAAAACTCCAGCAATTGAACGCCAAGAAATTACTACCTTGTTATTTCGTGCTTTCTTTCAACAGTTGTATATAGATGGATTTTTTCACGCCGATCCGCATCCAGGGAATATTTTCTATCTCAAAGATGGACGCGTAGCTCTCATTGACTGCGGTATGATGGGGCGACTCGACCCGCGTACACAGCAGATTTTGACAGAAATGTTGCTGGCAATAGTCGATTTGGATGCTAGGCGCTGCGCTCAGTTAACTTTACAGCTAGCGGATTCAGAGCAACCAGTGATTTTATCTCGTCTGGAAAATGATTATGACCGAATGCTGCGGAAGTACTATAATCTAAACTTGTCGCAAATGAATTTCAGTCAGATCATTTATGAGCTGCTACAAGTTGCCCGTAATAATAAAATTCGTTTGCCTAGTAATATGGGTTTGTATGCCAAAACCCTAGCTAACTTAGAGGGAGTAGCACGGTCATTCAATCCAGAGCTAAATTTTATAGATGAAATTCAACCATTGATTACAGATTTATTCCGTCGTCATCTGTTTGGAGAAGCACCTGTGCGATCGCTCCTGAGGACAGCTTTGGATCTGAAAACCCTGTCTTTACAATCTCCCCGGCAAATAGAATTTCTGCTAGATAGAGTCACATCAGAGACATTACAGTGGAATTTAAATATACGTGGTCTAGATAGCTTACGACGTACCACCGATGATGCTGCCAATCGGCTGTCTTTCAGTATCCTAGTAGGTTCACTGATTATGGGAGCAGCAATTATTTCTAGTAATGCCAGAACACCAGAGTTTTCTCTTTTAAGCAATGTGTTATTTGCTACTGCTAGCTTGTTAGGTTTGTGGCTGATTATTAGTATTTTGCGATCAGGACGTTTACGTTAA
- a CDS encoding ATP-binding cassette domain-containing protein, which translates to MPIIEAQNLSKVYPVAVKEPGIAGTITHFFRRTYRQIKAVQDVSFEIAAGEVVGFLGPNGAGKTTTLKMLTGLIHPSNGIVKVAAHVPFRRQEAFLQKITLVMGQKQQLIWDLPAIDSLKINAAVYNISDREFRKRVGELSEMLSLEGKLNQPVRKLSLGERMKAEILAALLHRPQVLFLDEPTLGLDVNAQVGVRDFLREYNQRYQATVLLTSHYMADITALCQRVLLIHQGKLMYDGSLDGLLEKFAPYREVHVELTQPLSKQRLMFYGDVQKLDGRMVCFMVQQEELTRTVSRILADLDVIDLKVTEPPVEEVIGRVFQAGVVTS; encoded by the coding sequence ATGCCAATCATTGAAGCTCAAAATTTGAGCAAAGTTTATCCTGTTGCTGTTAAAGAACCAGGTATTGCTGGGACAATTACCCACTTTTTTCGTCGCACCTACCGCCAAATTAAAGCAGTTCAAGATGTTTCCTTTGAAATAGCAGCAGGTGAAGTGGTAGGGTTTTTAGGGCCAAATGGTGCAGGAAAAACTACTACACTGAAAATGCTGACAGGATTAATTCATCCTTCTAACGGCATAGTTAAAGTCGCTGCACATGTTCCTTTTCGCCGCCAAGAGGCATTTTTGCAGAAAATAACCTTAGTAATGGGGCAAAAACAGCAATTAATTTGGGATTTGCCAGCAATAGATTCTCTCAAAATAAATGCTGCTGTTTACAATATTAGCGATCGCGAATTTCGTAAGCGAGTCGGCGAACTCAGCGAAATGCTCTCTTTAGAAGGCAAGCTTAACCAACCAGTACGCAAGCTATCTTTAGGTGAGCGCATGAAAGCAGAAATTTTGGCAGCACTTTTGCACCGTCCCCAAGTGCTGTTTTTAGATGAACCAACTTTAGGACTAGATGTCAATGCTCAGGTGGGAGTGCGCGATTTTTTACGAGAGTATAATCAGCGTTATCAAGCCACAGTGTTGTTGACGAGTCACTACATGGCAGATATTACCGCTCTGTGTCAACGGGTATTATTAATTCACCAAGGTAAGTTGATGTATGACGGTAGTCTAGATGGACTGTTGGAAAAATTTGCACCCTATCGAGAAGTGCATGTAGAGTTAACACAACCTCTATCGAAACAAAGACTCATGTTCTACGGTGATGTCCAAAAGTTAGATGGACGGATGGTGTGTTTTATGGTGCAGCAAGAAGAACTGACACGCACCGTCTCGCGGATTTTAGCAGATTTAGATGTGATTGATTTAAAGGTGACTGAACCACCAGTAGAAGAAGTAATTGGTAGAGTATTTCAAGCAGGAGTGGTTACTAGTTAG